Proteins found in one Chlamydia pneumoniae TW-183 genomic segment:
- the efp gene encoding elongation factor P, with amino-acid sequence MVRVSTSEFRVGLRIEIDGQPYLILQNDFVKPGKGQAFNRIKVKNFLTGRVIERTYKSGESVETADIVERSMRLLYTDQEGATFMDDETFEQEVVFWEKLENIRQWLLEDTIYTLVLYNGDVVAVEPPIFMELSIAETAPGVRGDTASGRVLKPAVTNTGAKIMVPIFIDEGELVKVDTRTGSYESRVSK; translated from the coding sequence ATGGTTCGTGTAAGTACTAGTGAATTCCGTGTGGGATTAAGAATAGAAATTGATGGTCAGCCCTACTTGATTTTACAAAATGATTTTGTAAAGCCAGGAAAAGGCCAGGCTTTTAATAGAATCAAAGTAAAAAATTTTTTAACTGGCAGAGTCATTGAACGAACCTATAAGTCTGGAGAATCTGTAGAGACTGCAGATATCGTAGAGCGCTCCATGCGCCTTCTGTATACTGACCAAGAAGGGGCCACGTTTATGGATGACGAGACCTTTGAGCAGGAGGTTGTCTTCTGGGAGAAACTCGAGAATATTAGACAGTGGTTATTAGAAGATACCATCTACACCCTAGTTTTATATAACGGGGATGTGGTTGCTGTAGAGCCTCCTATTTTTATGGAGCTTAGCATTGCAGAAACAGCTCCAGGAGTGCGTGGAGATACAGCATCAGGGCGTGTTTTGAAGCCAGCCGTGACGAATACAGGAGCTAAGATCATGGTCCCTATCTTTATTGATGAAGGGGAATTGGTCAAAGTAGATACTCGTACGGGAAGCTACGAATCCCGAGTTTCTAAATAG
- the murD gene encoding UDP-N-acetylmuramoyl-L-alanine--D-glutamate ligase — translation MCQRILILGTGITGKSVARFLYQQGHYLIGADNSLESLISVDHLHDRLLMGASEFPENIDLVIRSPGIKPYHPWVEQAVSLKIPVVTDIQVALKTPEFQRYPSFGITGSNGKTTTTLFLTHLLNTLGIPAIAMGNIGLPILDHMGQPGVRVVEISSFQLATQEEHIPALSGSVFLNFSRNHLDYHRNLDAYFDAKLRIQKCLRQDKTFWVWEECSLGNSYQIYSEEIEEILDKGDALKPIYLHDRDNYCAAYALANEVGWVSPEGFLKAIRTFEKPAHRLEYLGKKDGVHYINDSKATTVTAVEKALMAVGKDVIVILGGKDKGGDFPALASVLSQTTKHVIAMGECRQTIADALSEKIPLTLSKDLQEAVSIAQTIAQEGDTVLLSPGCASFDQFQSFKERGAYFKLLIREMQAVR, via the coding sequence ATGTGTCAGCGCATTCTTATTTTAGGGACTGGAATCACAGGAAAGTCGGTAGCAAGGTTTTTATATCAGCAAGGACACTATCTCATAGGAGCAGACAATTCTTTAGAATCTCTGATATCGGTAGACCATTTGCATGATAGGCTACTCATGGGAGCTAGCGAGTTTCCTGAGAATATCGACCTTGTGATCCGCTCTCCAGGAATCAAACCGTATCATCCGTGGGTAGAACAAGCAGTATCTCTTAAGATTCCTGTCGTTACTGATATCCAAGTTGCTTTGAAAACACCAGAATTTCAAAGATATCCCTCCTTTGGCATCACAGGGTCTAATGGCAAGACAACAACGACATTATTTCTTACCCATCTCTTAAATACTTTAGGGATCCCTGCTATAGCTATGGGCAATATCGGCTTGCCTATACTAGACCACATGGGACAACCAGGAGTTCGTGTTGTAGAAATCAGCTCATTTCAGCTAGCAACCCAAGAGGAACATATCCCAGCACTTTCTGGATCTGTGTTTTTGAACTTTTCTCGTAACCACCTGGACTATCATCGCAACTTAGATGCCTATTTTGATGCTAAACTTCGCATCCAAAAATGCTTGCGTCAGGACAAAACATTTTGGGTGTGGGAGGAGTGTTCCTTGGGGAATTCTTATCAAATTTACTCTGAAGAAATTGAGGAGATTTTAGATAAAGGGGATGCATTAAAACCAATATACTTGCATGATAGGGATAACTATTGCGCAGCTTATGCTTTGGCTAATGAAGTTGGTTGGGTCTCTCCAGAAGGTTTTCTGAAGGCAATTCGGACATTTGAAAAACCTGCCCATAGACTAGAGTACCTTGGGAAAAAAGATGGCGTGCACTATATTAATGATAGCAAAGCCACAACCGTGACAGCAGTAGAAAAGGCTCTTATGGCTGTAGGGAAAGATGTTATTGTTATTTTGGGTGGCAAAGATAAAGGTGGAGATTTCCCTGCCTTAGCTTCTGTATTGTCCCAGACAACCAAACATGTCATTGCTATGGGTGAGTGTCGACAGACAATAGCAGATGCCTTATCAGAAAAGATTCCTTTGACGCTCTCTAAAGATTTACAAGAAGCGGTGTCCATAGCTCAAACTATAGCACAAGAGGGAGATACTGTGTTATTGTCTCCAGGATGCGCAAGCTTTGATCAGTTTCAAAGTTTTAAAGAACGCGGAGCTTACTTTAAGCTGTTGATCAGAGAAATGCAGGCAGTGAGGTAA
- the mraY gene encoding phospho-N-acetylmuramoyl-pentapeptide-transferase — protein MFLKQSLFFSLALTGMTTLVLTVALGVPVMKWLKRKNYRDYIHKEYCEKLEMLHKDKAEVPTGGGVLLFISLIASLLVWLPWGKFSTWFFIILLTCYAGLGWYDDRIKIKRKQGHGLKAKHKFMVQIAIAAFTLIALPYIYGSTEPLWTLKIPFMEGMLSLPFWLGKVFCLGLALVAIIGTSNAVNLTDGLDGLAAGTMSFAALGFIFVALRSSTIPIAQDVAYVLAALVGACIGFLWYNGFPAQLFMGDTGSLLLGGLLGSCAVMLRAECILVVIGGVFVAEAGSVILQVLSCRLRKKRLFLCSPLHHHYEYQGLPETKIVMRFWIFSFVCAGLGIAAVLWR, from the coding sequence ATGTTTCTAAAACAGTCTCTATTTTTTTCTTTGGCTTTGACAGGGATGACCACCCTTGTGCTTACAGTAGCTCTGGGTGTTCCTGTAATGAAATGGCTGAAAAGAAAAAATTATCGTGATTACATCCACAAAGAATACTGTGAGAAACTTGAAATGCTTCACAAAGATAAAGCCGAGGTTCCTACGGGAGGAGGAGTCTTACTTTTTATCTCGTTAATTGCTTCTTTACTTGTTTGGTTGCCTTGGGGAAAATTTTCAACATGGTTCTTTATTATACTCCTGACATGTTATGCAGGTCTGGGTTGGTATGATGATAGAATAAAAATTAAACGGAAACAGGGACATGGACTGAAGGCAAAGCATAAGTTCATGGTCCAAATTGCCATTGCAGCTTTTACACTCATTGCTCTTCCTTACATTTACGGAAGTACCGAACCCTTATGGACTCTCAAGATCCCTTTTATGGAAGGGATGCTTTCTCTTCCCTTTTGGCTAGGAAAAGTCTTTTGCTTAGGACTCGCTCTTGTCGCTATTATAGGGACAAGCAATGCAGTAAATCTTACCGATGGTTTGGATGGACTTGCTGCAGGAACCATGTCCTTTGCTGCTCTGGGCTTTATTTTCGTAGCTCTAAGAAGTTCTACAATTCCTATAGCTCAAGATGTGGCTTATGTTTTAGCTGCTCTTGTAGGGGCTTGTATCGGATTCTTATGGTATAATGGTTTCCCGGCCCAGCTCTTCATGGGAGATACCGGGTCACTACTTCTAGGGGGCCTGCTAGGGAGCTGCGCTGTTATGCTGCGCGCAGAATGCATCCTAGTCGTGATCGGAGGAGTTTTTGTTGCTGAAGCGGGATCTGTCATTCTACAAGTACTTAGTTGTAGATTAAGGAAAAAACGCCTTTTCTTATGCTCTCCATTGCATCACCATTATGAATATCAGGGCCTCCCAGAGACTAAAATCGTCATGCGCTTTTGGATCTTTAGTTTTGTATGCGCAGGTCTAGGTATAGCGGCTGTCTTATGGAGATAG
- a CDS encoding LysM peptidoglycan-binding domain-containing protein, with protein MNRRDMVITAVVVNAILLVALFVTSKRIGVKDYDEGFRNFASSKVTQAVVSEEKVIEKPVVAEVPSRPIAKETLAAQFIESKPVIVTTPPVPVVSETPEVPTVAVPPQPVRETVKEEQAPYATVVVKKGDFLERIARANHTTVAKLMQINDLTTTQLKIGQVIKVPTSQDVSNEKTPQTQTANPENYYIVQEGDSPWTIALRNHIRLDDLLKMNDLDEYKARRLKPGDQLRIR; from the coding sequence ATGAATCGTAGAGACATGGTAATAACAGCTGTCGTAGTGAATGCTATATTGCTTGTGGCTCTTTTCGTCACATCAAAGCGTATTGGCGTCAAGGACTATGACGAGGGATTCCGTAATTTTGCTTCTAGCAAGGTTACACAAGCAGTAGTTTCAGAAGAAAAAGTCATAGAAAAGCCTGTAGTCGCAGAAGTGCCTAGCCGTCCTATCGCTAAAGAGACTCTAGCTGCACAGTTTATTGAAAGTAAGCCGGTTATTGTAACCACACCACCCGTGCCTGTTGTTAGCGAAACCCCAGAAGTGCCTACTGTGGCAGTTCCGCCTCAGCCTGTTCGTGAGACAGTAAAAGAGGAACAAGCTCCTTATGCTACTGTTGTAGTGAAAAAAGGAGATTTTCTCGAACGCATTGCGAGAGCAAATCATACTACCGTTGCAAAATTGATGCAGATCAATGATCTTACCACCACCCAACTTAAAATTGGTCAGGTCATCAAAGTCCCTACGTCTCAAGATGTCAGCAACGAAAAAACTCCTCAAACACAGACCGCAAACCCTGAAAATTATTATATCGTCCAAGAAGGGGATAGCCCGTGGACAATAGCATTGCGTAACCATATTCGATTGGATGATTTGCTAAAAATGAATGATCTCGATGAATATAAAGCCCGGCGCCTTAAGCCTGGAGATCAGTTGCGCATACGTTGA
- the groEL3 gene encoding variant chaperonin GroEL3, producing the protein MSEQEKLSNYNADKKLFSGIDKLFQIVKGSYGPKQSLSPTSFFKERGFYAISQTELSNSYENLGVDFAKAMVNKIHKEHSDGATTGLILLHAILQESYAALEKGISTHKLIASLKLQGEKLQEALQQQSWPIKDALKVRNIIFSSLHMPTIADHFYNAFSVVGPEGLISITKERENDKTSMDVFQGFKIPAGYASTYFVSDTASRLTRIAHPLILITDRKISMIHSLLPLLQEISEQNQHLIIFCEDIDPDVLATLVVNKLQGLLQVTVVTIPQLSTTNQELAEDIALFTGTHICPCQEASHVLAPEMVTLGSCLSIEISESQTTLIGGLHIPEVLTLKTRQLAEEIRTTSCLETKKRLIKSTNRLQSSVAILPTDEDNEPLYTLALKIMESALSRGYVPGGGVALFYASLTLGTPKDDADENSIAISLLQKACCAPLKLLATNADLDGDAVIAKLSSLGTTSLGISVFSREIEDLIAGGILDSLATTSTILAQALDTAILVLSSKILILENQYEISTL; encoded by the coding sequence ATGTCCGAACAGGAAAAATTATCTAATTACAATGCTGATAAAAAACTTTTTTCAGGGATAGATAAACTTTTCCAGATAGTAAAGGGATCGTATGGTCCCAAGCAATCCCTCTCCCCAACTTCTTTCTTTAAAGAGCGTGGCTTCTACGCTATTTCACAAACAGAACTTTCGAATTCCTATGAAAATCTCGGTGTAGATTTTGCGAAAGCTATGGTGAATAAAATTCATAAGGAACACAGCGACGGCGCGACTACTGGACTTATTTTACTCCATGCAATTTTACAGGAAAGCTATGCAGCTTTAGAAAAGGGAATCTCCACACACAAGCTCATTGCCTCTTTAAAATTGCAGGGAGAAAAGCTTCAGGAAGCCTTACAACAACAATCTTGGCCTATTAAAGATGCTCTAAAAGTTCGCAATATTATTTTTTCTTCTCTACACATGCCCACCATTGCCGATCATTTTTACAATGCTTTTTCTGTGGTAGGCCCTGAGGGTCTTATCTCCATCACTAAGGAGAGAGAAAACGACAAAACTTCCATGGATGTCTTTCAAGGATTTAAAATTCCTGCAGGGTATGCTTCGACGTATTTTGTTTCTGATACAGCGTCTCGTCTAACTAGAATTGCTCATCCTCTAATTCTGATCACAGATAGAAAGATCTCTATGATTCACTCCTTACTTCCCCTACTCCAAGAAATTTCAGAACAAAACCAGCACCTCATCATTTTCTGTGAAGATATCGATCCAGACGTACTTGCTACCCTTGTTGTTAACAAATTGCAAGGGCTCTTGCAAGTAACTGTAGTCACCATTCCTCAACTCTCTACTACAAATCAAGAATTAGCCGAGGATATTGCTTTATTTACTGGGACCCACATTTGTCCTTGCCAAGAAGCATCTCATGTTTTAGCTCCTGAGATGGTCACTTTAGGGTCCTGTCTATCTATAGAAATCTCAGAGTCACAAACGACACTCATTGGAGGCCTACATATCCCGGAAGTCCTGACCTTAAAGACGCGACAATTAGCAGAAGAAATACGCACGACCTCATGCCTTGAAACAAAAAAAAGGCTAATCAAAAGCACAAATAGGCTCCAAAGTTCGGTAGCCATTCTTCCTACTGATGAAGATAACGAACCTTTATATACCCTCGCTCTTAAGATTATGGAATCTGCTTTAAGTCGTGGGTATGTTCCTGGAGGAGGCGTTGCATTGTTCTATGCATCTTTAACTTTAGGGACTCCTAAAGATGATGCTGATGAGAATAGTATTGCAATTTCTCTCTTACAGAAGGCCTGTTGTGCTCCTCTGAAGCTCTTGGCAACCAATGCAGACTTGGATGGGGATGCCGTGATTGCTAAGCTCTCCTCACTTGGAACAACAAGCCTAGGAATCAGTGTGTTTTCTAGAGAAATTGAAGATCTTATTGCTGGTGGAATCTTAGATTCGTTAGCTACGACATCTACAATCCTAGCCCAAGCCTTAGATACAGCGATTCTCGTTCTCTCTTCTAAAATTTTAATTTTAGAAAATCAATATGAGATTTCTACGCTCTGA
- the tkt gene encoding transketolase, which yields MINKELDIGILGKIAGAIKQISIESIQKASSGHPGLPLGCAELAAYLYGYVLRQNPRDPHWINRDRFVLSAGHGSVLLYSCLHLAGFDVSLEDLQEFRQLHSRTPGHPEYGETVGVEATTGPLGQGLGNAVGMALSMKMLESRFNRPGHEIFNGKIYCLAGDGCFMEGVSHEVCSFAGSLNLNNLVVIYDYNNVVLDGYLNEISVEDTKKRFEAYGWDVYEIDGYDFTHIHETFSSIKRGQERPVLVIAHTIIGHGSPKEGTNKAHGSPLGVEGTHETKQFWHLPEEKFFVPPAVKNFFAHKIQEDRKAQEQWLDEVRVWSKQFPELHEEFVALTSHKLPKNLESLVQSVEMPDSIAGRAASNKLIQVLVQHIPYLIGGSADLSSSDGTWIANEKVIHTYDFSGRNIKYGVREFGMATIMNGLAYSQVFRPFGGTFLVFSDYMRNAIRLAALSKLPVIYQFTHDSIFVGEDGPTHQPVEQLMSLRAIPGLYVIRPADANEVRGAWIAGLKHTGPTVIVLSRQALPTLPAAHRPFKDGVGRGAYIVLKESGEKPDYTLFATGSEVSLALSVAKELEHLDKQVRVVSFPCWELFEAQDVDYKQSIVGGDLGIRVSIEAGSALGWYKYIGSEGLAIAMDRFGYSGASDDVSEECGFTTEQILQRILSQ from the coding sequence ATGATCAATAAAGAATTAGATATTGGTATTTTAGGAAAAATTGCTGGGGCTATTAAACAAATTAGTATTGAATCCATCCAAAAGGCCTCTTCTGGTCATCCAGGACTTCCCCTAGGATGCGCAGAACTTGCTGCCTATTTATATGGTTATGTCCTGCGGCAAAATCCACGTGATCCCCATTGGATTAATAGGGATCGGTTTGTCTTGTCAGCAGGTCATGGATCTGTTCTTCTCTATTCTTGTTTGCATCTTGCCGGATTTGATGTTTCCTTAGAGGATCTTCAGGAATTTCGCCAGCTTCACTCCCGAACTCCCGGGCATCCCGAGTACGGCGAAACTGTGGGAGTCGAAGCAACGACAGGTCCTCTGGGACAGGGATTAGGCAATGCTGTCGGCATGGCGCTCTCTATGAAGATGTTGGAATCCCGATTCAATCGCCCAGGACATGAGATTTTTAACGGAAAAATCTATTGTTTGGCAGGGGATGGCTGTTTTATGGAGGGAGTCAGCCACGAAGTTTGTAGCTTTGCAGGCTCTTTAAATTTAAATAATCTTGTGGTCATCTATGACTACAATAATGTTGTTCTCGATGGATATCTTAATGAAATTAGTGTTGAGGATACAAAAAAACGTTTTGAAGCCTATGGCTGGGATGTATATGAAATTGATGGGTATGATTTTACCCATATTCATGAGACATTCTCGAGCATCAAACGGGGGCAGGAACGTCCTGTATTAGTGATTGCACATACAATTATTGGTCATGGTTCGCCTAAGGAAGGGACAAATAAGGCTCATGGTTCTCCTTTAGGAGTCGAAGGGACTCATGAAACAAAACAGTTTTGGCATCTCCCTGAAGAAAAGTTTTTTGTCCCTCCTGCAGTAAAGAACTTCTTTGCTCATAAAATACAAGAAGATCGAAAAGCACAGGAGCAATGGCTGGATGAAGTTCGTGTTTGGTCAAAACAGTTCCCAGAATTACACGAAGAATTCGTTGCGTTGACCTCTCATAAGTTACCTAAAAACTTAGAATCCTTGGTGCAGAGTGTAGAAATGCCAGACTCTATAGCTGGCCGGGCTGCTTCAAATAAACTGATCCAAGTATTAGTACAGCACATTCCTTATTTGATTGGAGGGTCCGCAGATCTTTCAAGCTCAGATGGAACTTGGATTGCGAATGAGAAAGTCATCCATACGTATGACTTCTCTGGAAGGAACATTAAATACGGCGTTCGTGAGTTTGGTATGGCCACAATCATGAATGGTTTAGCTTATAGCCAGGTATTTCGTCCTTTTGGTGGAACATTTTTAGTTTTTTCTGACTATATGCGTAATGCAATTCGCTTGGCCGCATTATCTAAATTACCAGTCATCTATCAATTTACCCATGATTCTATATTTGTTGGAGAAGATGGACCTACGCATCAGCCTGTGGAACAATTGATGTCTTTGCGCGCGATCCCTGGATTGTATGTAATACGTCCTGCCGATGCTAATGAAGTTAGAGGAGCGTGGATTGCAGGATTAAAGCACACAGGTCCTACAGTCATTGTCTTGTCGCGACAAGCATTGCCCACACTGCCTGCTGCGCATCGGCCTTTTAAAGATGGTGTAGGTCGTGGTGCTTATATTGTCTTAAAAGAGTCAGGAGAAAAACCAGACTATACTCTCTTCGCTACAGGGTCAGAAGTTTCTTTAGCTCTTTCTGTAGCTAAAGAACTCGAACACTTGGATAAGCAAGTGCGTGTAGTTTCTTTCCCTTGTTGGGAGCTTTTTGAAGCTCAAGATGTGGACTACAAACAGAGTATTGTAGGCGGAGATCTTGGAATTCGTGTCTCTATAGAAGCAGGATCTGCTTTGGGGTGGTATAAGTATATCGGATCTGAAGGTTTAGCTATCGCTATGGATAGATTCGGATACTCAGGAGCTTCTGATGATGTATCAGAAGAATGTGGCTTTACTACAGAGCAAATCCTTCAGAGGATTCTCTCTCAATAG
- a CDS encoding UDP-N-acetylmuramoyl-tripeptide--D-alanyl-D-alanine ligase: protein MRAMLLEDWVSLMLSDVSCPKCDKKITGFAIDSQQVQPGDLFFALPGNATDGHQFLKHAATAGAVAAVVSHDYQGDSFGLELIRVDDTKSALQEAGSNQCNLFQGTLVGITGSVGKTTTKEFSKTILSSIYKTHASPKSYNSQLTVPLSLLMAEGDEDVMILEMGVSEPGNMQDLLRIVQPEIAVITHINDQHAMHFPQGIQEILKEKSYILQKSKLQLLPKDSPYYLDLRSCSPTAEKFSFSFNDPLADFCYKAISGDSVVIQTPEENYCLPIAFSYKPAYTNLLIAVALSWILEVPEEGVIRSLPELKLPPMRFEHSMRNGMQVINDAYNACPEAMIAALDALPLPSDGGKIILILGHMAELGRYSEEGHALVAEKAASRGDMIFFIGEKWIPVQSVLKSYSCEVSFFSSAQDVKDILKQVARYGDVILLKGSRALALESLLACF from the coding sequence ATGCGAGCTATGTTGCTTGAAGATTGGGTCTCTCTGATGCTATCAGATGTCTCTTGTCCGAAGTGTGATAAAAAAATTACAGGATTTGCTATAGATAGCCAGCAAGTGCAGCCTGGGGATCTATTTTTTGCCCTTCCTGGAAATGCAACAGACGGTCATCAATTTTTAAAACATGCCGCAACCGCAGGAGCTGTTGCCGCCGTGGTTTCCCATGACTACCAAGGAGATAGCTTTGGTCTAGAATTGATCCGTGTTGATGATACGAAATCTGCTTTGCAAGAAGCAGGATCCAATCAATGCAATTTATTCCAAGGCACCCTTGTTGGAATCACAGGATCTGTAGGGAAAACAACAACCAAAGAATTCTCAAAAACAATCCTAAGCTCCATCTATAAAACTCACGCAAGCCCTAAAAGTTATAATTCACAGTTGACGGTACCTTTAAGCCTCTTGATGGCGGAAGGGGACGAAGATGTGATGATTTTAGAGATGGGGGTCTCTGAACCAGGAAATATGCAAGATCTCCTTCGGATCGTCCAGCCAGAGATCGCAGTGATCACGCATATTAATGACCAACATGCGATGCATTTCCCCCAAGGCATCCAAGAGATCCTAAAAGAAAAAAGCTATATTCTACAAAAAAGTAAACTACAACTGCTCCCCAAAGATTCTCCATATTACCTAGATTTAAGGTCCTGTTCTCCTACTGCCGAAAAATTTTCTTTTTCTTTTAACGATCCCCTTGCAGATTTCTGCTACAAGGCAATTAGTGGAGACTCTGTAGTCATCCAAACTCCTGAAGAAAATTATTGTCTTCCGATAGCTTTTTCTTACAAGCCCGCATATACCAACTTATTAATTGCTGTAGCACTCTCTTGGATCTTAGAAGTTCCAGAAGAGGGAGTGATACGCTCTCTACCTGAACTGAAGTTGCCTCCTATGCGCTTTGAACATAGCATGAGAAATGGAATGCAGGTCATCAACGATGCATACAATGCATGTCCAGAAGCTATGATCGCTGCTCTCGATGCTCTACCTTTACCAAGTGATGGAGGGAAAATCATCTTAATTTTAGGCCATATGGCTGAATTAGGCAGGTATTCAGAAGAAGGACATGCTTTAGTAGCTGAAAAAGCAGCTTCTCGAGGAGATATGATATTTTTTATTGGGGAAAAGTGGATCCCAGTTCAAAGTGTTTTAAAAAGCTATTCTTGTGAAGTGAGCTTTTTCTCCTCAGCTCAAGATGTTAAAGACATTTTGAAGCAAGTGGCACGCTATGGGGACGTGATTCTACTGAAAGGTTCTCGTGCCCTCGCTCTCGAATCCTTATTAGCTTGTTTTTAA
- a CDS encoding metallophosphoesterase, whose product MQEKPRHVHRIIHISDVHFHVLPVNPVHCFNKRLKGLLRKVFGLVHFQATTIGQRFPKVVRSLGADSVCITGDFSLTAMDGEFLLAKHFVETLAKHSSVYLLPGNHDVYTLKSLAQQTFYTHFPNDQLQQNKVSFHKITDHWWLILLDCSCLNGWFSANGVVHLAQISAIETFLLSLSPEENVIIANHYPLLSSQNPSHDLINNTHLQNVLKKYPKVRLYLHGHEHQAAVYNCADTSPSYILNSGSISLPTNSRFHVIDLYPEKYQVHTMILKNLLDFDAPLEIANEATWDCQKL is encoded by the coding sequence ATGCAAGAAAAGCCCCGACATGTGCATCGTATTATTCACATTTCCGATGTACATTTTCATGTTCTCCCTGTCAATCCCGTGCACTGCTTTAATAAAAGGCTCAAAGGACTTCTGCGCAAGGTATTTGGGTTAGTCCATTTTCAAGCTACAACTATAGGGCAGCGTTTCCCTAAGGTAGTCCGATCTCTTGGAGCGGATAGCGTGTGCATCACGGGAGATTTCTCCCTCACGGCTATGGATGGAGAGTTCTTACTCGCTAAGCATTTCGTTGAAACTCTCGCTAAGCATTCCTCGGTTTACCTTTTGCCTGGCAACCACGATGTCTACACCCTGAAATCTCTTGCACAACAAACGTTTTACACCCACTTCCCAAATGACCAGCTCCAACAGAATAAGGTGTCCTTTCACAAGATCACTGATCATTGGTGGTTAATTTTATTAGATTGTTCTTGTTTGAATGGATGGTTTTCAGCAAATGGAGTGGTGCATTTAGCACAGATTTCGGCTATTGAAACCTTTTTGCTCTCTCTTTCCCCTGAAGAGAATGTCATCATTGCAAACCATTATCCTCTGCTCTCTTCACAAAATCCCAGTCATGATCTTATCAACAATACACATCTTCAAAACGTTTTGAAGAAATATCCCAAAGTACGCCTTTATCTACACGGTCACGAACACCAAGCTGCTGTTTACAATTGTGCGGACACTTCGCCCTCTTATATTCTCAATAGCGGGTCGATCTCTCTACCAACGAATTCACGTTTCCATGTTATAGACTTGTATCCTGAAAAATATCAGGTGCACACTATGATTTTGAAAAATCTCTTAGACTTTGATGCACCTTTAGAAATTGCTAATGAAGCAACTTGGGACTGTCAGAAGTTATAG
- a CDS encoding AMP nucleosidase: protein MLERYSGSSVKQFCPYLLLTNFSYYIQTFAKLHGVPVFEGSMFSAAHAPHLKTSILDFKLGSPGAALTIDLCSFLPDLKAALMLGMCGGLRSHYQVGDYFVPVASIRGEGTSDAYFPPEVPALANFVVQKATTEVLEDKKANYHIGITHTTNIRFWEFNKKFRKKLYETKAQSAEMECATLFAAGYRRNLPIGALLLISDLPLRKEGIKTKSSGNFIFNTYTEDHILTGQEVIENLEKVMLKRAASDHKKDQQYRGLPHMEVGEADDTMASGSETSDSDY from the coding sequence ATGTTAGAACGTTATTCTGGCTCTAGCGTAAAGCAATTTTGTCCTTATCTCTTACTCACGAACTTCTCTTACTATATCCAAACCTTTGCAAAACTTCATGGGGTGCCCGTCTTTGAGGGTTCTATGTTTTCTGCTGCCCATGCTCCTCATCTTAAAACTTCAATTTTAGATTTTAAACTAGGGTCTCCAGGAGCTGCATTAACTATAGACTTATGTTCATTTCTTCCTGATCTCAAAGCAGCGCTTATGTTAGGAATGTGTGGGGGCTTACGCTCTCATTATCAGGTTGGAGATTACTTTGTCCCCGTAGCTAGCATACGTGGAGAGGGTACTTCAGACGCCTATTTCCCTCCTGAAGTTCCGGCTCTTGCAAATTTTGTTGTACAGAAAGCAACAACTGAAGTTTTAGAAGATAAGAAGGCAAACTACCATATTGGCATTACCCACACGACCAACATTCGCTTTTGGGAATTTAACAAAAAATTTAGAAAAAAACTGTACGAAACCAAAGCTCAATCCGCTGAAATGGAGTGTGCGACACTTTTTGCTGCCGGATACCGTAGAAACCTGCCCATTGGAGCGTTATTATTGATTTCAGATCTTCCCTTAAGGAAGGAGGGAATCAAAACGAAGTCCAGTGGGAACTTCATCTTTAATACTTATACGGAAGACCACATCTTAACAGGACAAGAAGTCATAGAGAACCTTGAAAAAGTCATGCTAAAACGAGCAGCTTCTGACCATAAGAAGGATCAACAGTATCGAGGATTACCTCATATGGAAGTTGGAGAAGCCGATGACACTATGGCTAGCGGCTCTGAAACTTCCGACAGTGACTATTGA